The region GTAAGGTTTCTCCTCTCCGTGGGTCCTCTGGTGTCTAATGAGAGAGACCTTCTTTCCAAATGCTCGCCCACACTCTGCGCAGAGGAACGGCTTCTCCCCTGTGTGAATCCTCTGGTGCCTAACGAGGTTGAACTTCTGCCTGAAACGCTGGCCACACTGGGGACAGGCATAGGGCTTTTCCCCTGTGTGCGTCTTCTGGTGCCCAATGAGGTTGAACTTCTGGCTAAACCCCCTACCACACTGAGGACACACATAAGGCTTCTCCCCTGTGTGTATCTTCTGGTGTCTTGTGAGGAGCGACTTAAACTCAAAGGTTCGTCCACACTCGGGGCACTGGTAAGGCTTCTCCCACCCTGCGTGGGTCCTCTGGTGTCTGATGAGCGTGGCCTTCTTTACAAATGCACGCCcacactcaggacacagaaaaggTAACTCCCCTGCATGAATCCTCTGGTGCCCAATGAGGTTGAACTTCTGGCTAAACCCCCTACCGCACTGGGGGCACACATAGGGCTTCTCCCCGGTGTGTGTCTTCCGGTGTCTGGTGAGGAGAGACTTAAATTCAAAGGCTCGTCCACACTCGGGGCACAGGAAAGGTTTTACCTCTGTATGAATCCTCTGGTGCCTAATGAGGTTGACCTTCTGGGTGAAACTCCAGCCACACTGGCGACACACGTAAGgcttctcccctgtgtgtgtcttctgaTGTCTCATGAGCGTACCCTTTTGGCCAAAGCGTTGCCCGCAATCGGGGCAAACGTGGGGTTTCTCCCCGGAGTGGGTGATCTGATGAGTGAGGAGCCTGGAGAGCAGCCTGAAGCCACGCCCACACACTGAGCAGATGAAGGGGTTGTCACCAGAGTGTGACCACCGGTGTTGCAGTAGCGAGGCCTTCCGGCAAAAGCCCCTCCCACACTCAGGGCACACGAAGGGCTTTTTATCCAGGTGAGTCCGCTGGTGGAGGAGGAGGTCTATCTTCTGGCGGAAGCCACGCCCACACTCCGGACATACAAGGGGTCTCTCTCCAGAGTGAATAATCTTCTTGTGGCTGTTGAGGGACGATACATACATGAAGCCTCGCCCACATTCCCCACACACGTGTGGCTTCTCTCCCGAGTGTTTCCTCTGATGGACAGTGAGAGAAGCCTTCTGAGTAAACTGGTGCCCACACTCCGAGCACGAGTAAGGCTTCTCCCCTCCGTCCATTCTCTGGAGCTTCATGAGGTCCGAACTCTGGCAAAAGCCCTCTCCGCAGTCAGGATATACGTGATGCTTCTGAGGGCTGAACAGGTTTGTGACATCATTAAGCCCTAGTGGAAACGCTCCGTGTATGACAGCTCCAGATGCTGACTCATCGGGTCCCTTCAACACGGAGACTGCCTCCTCGGGGGCCAGGCCAAGGTCTGTTTGCTTACTGTCGCCTTCTGCCCAGTATGCCGTCTGACCTTGACATGGGCTAAAGAACGTCTTCAGAATCCTCGTTGGACTCGTCCTCTGCAACAGAGCATCactgctgtctctctcttcacCTCCTCCATTGCTAGAACAGCCTGGAGCTTCTGACTGGAAGTTGCCCCCTTCTGGTGGGCTTGGGAAAGTCTGAGAGGGAGATCCATTCAGCACACACACTCTGAGGACTTCTGGACTAGCAAAGGATATCGGGCAGGAGAGACCGGCCTCTAATTCTGTCCTGGGTTCTGCTAGAGAGAAAGCAGTGGTCAGAATCACAGAGGTGCCATGTGGGTAGGAACAGTGATTCCTCGGTTGTTCACAACAAACACTCCCTTTACAGGTCTATCTTCCATACTCTACTGCAAATGGCCTTCCCACGGCTCTGAGAGGAAAACTAAAACACTGAAAAGCATTATGGGTGATGTCTGCTCTGCACGATATTACAATTAGACTAGGTCGTGAACATCCACGGATACTTGCTTTTACTCAATCGGGTAGTACAAATTTCTTCAGTGGTTTTCTTTGCTCTATAAGGAAGTGACTAAGTCTCAAGCCGTCCCCCACCTGGCAGTACTGAACAATGTTAAGAGGTCCATATGTGGTACTCAGCTGAATGCTCCCTCACCCATAAGCAAACCAGAAAAGAACCTGGAACTCTCATCAGAAAATGGGGATTCAGCAGTGAAGCAGGATCTGCCAGGGTCCCCGCCTACGAGCCCTtaaaacaatctcattcttttttttttttttttttgttctttttttcggagctggggaccgaacccagggccttgcgcttcctaggcaagtgctctaccactgagctaaatccccaaccaacaaTCTCATTCTTGTGACCTAATTAATCTGAGAGTCTCTTGGATTTTTCTTAAACATTCCCTTCTAATAACAGGACTTGCCTGGGAGATGTCAAGTCAATATACCTGTCCCACTGCAACTGGTTCTTACCTACTTAGAGCTGATTGTAAAAAAAATCTGACAAGCTCTGACTGAGGCCTCAGAATGACCTCCCTGATTCCTGCAGGCTGATACAAAGGGAGACATATTTCATGAAGTATCTGCGATAGGTCTGCCAACTGTTTATAGATGGTTGTTGGACCACAGTCAATTATTAGTGTCCCACTTACTGCTCCTTTCACACTGAAGAGGAGTCCTTACAATAAGAAAGACATCCATGAAGTCCAGAGTGAGAACTGTAGAACATTTTATGAATAACTACTGACTCCTAAGTGCCAAGTCTGTGGTTTTCTCCTATGAAAACTACTCAATACACTCGCTTTCTGGGTGTCCCTGCAAGTTGAACACACTTCTTGACAATGACTAATGCCTTTCCTCATGGCCTTCCAAACTTCGAGAATTCGGGACTTCATACCCAGATCAGGTCATTAAAGGTCCTACTGTGGTCAGTTTCTCATCAGGAAATGTGTTCTAGTTCAGCTCACTAAATTCTGATTTCCTCAGGTAAGCCAGTTTGCCGGTATCAACTCGAATCTTGGCAGTTGTCTGCATTTCTAGCTATCAACTATTCACAGCTCGTAATAGAGCACATGTTTGGCATATACGAGGCCCTGGGTTGAATATTTAGCcatcaaacaacacacacacacacacacacacacacacacacacacacacacactctctctctctctctctctctctctctctctctcctgtaatTCCAGAGAGTATACACTGCTGGCTACTTGCCTgtgatttgaaagaaagaaatacccgTGCTTTGCTTTATCAATATCCCCACTTGGTCATAAGAACTGTTGTGTGTCTTGTGTTAACAGGTGACTGATCTAAGCATAGTAACCACTGCCCTTACGGGAGAGGTGTGTCTTCTAATAAAAATGTCTACCCTCATAGTACACTTTTATTTTAGAAGAGCTATTTTGATGTAAACGTGCACTGTGCTTCAAAAAAAGTGGTGACCCCAAATCAAATCAATGAAACTTCCACGACAGAGGCAAAGTCCACAAACCATGGGAGCAAGCGGACCTCCACACTGGGAGGGTTCAAGGGGAGGGGAACCATAGTGGTTCTGAGAAGGCATTCTCCTCCCAGCTGATGGCATGGGATGGGGCCTGGCAGAATTCTGGAAATGGAACCCCTGGTTGGGGACCTGGCCATTGGCCCTGTGAGCCTGAGGGCAGAGCAAATCCAAGAGGATTATTTGCGAGCCTTAAGAACTACTGGTTTTTGTCTTCTTAGTTTGTGGTTGACTTGGTGCCCAttacccctctcttccttctgttaaTGGTAGAGCAGAAATATTCTAAATCTGACACACAAGGCACAAAGAAAAGCCCATAGAGGGATGGTACCCCAGTATACCTTATCGACATTTTACCTCCTGAAGTACAAAGAACCATTGTTTAGGTCCCATTATCTTCTATATTCTTATTTACCATACTTTCTTAAGAAATTGTAGTTAAGGTAAAAACTTGATTTAATTGTCAGTATAACTGCAAAAATCTTAGTCATAAAGGATATTCTACTGTAGAGCCATATTTGTACTCTTAaaaccctttttcttctttctaatgcTCTTGCTCCACAACTTCTCTTTTTaatggtttgttgttgttcttgttgtgatttgggggtttggttggttggttgggttttggtaCTGGGGATGAGAGCAAGATCAGctcttttattatttccttctctttgaagAATTTCCTTACCTATAGTTTAACATATGTGTCACAAACTTTATTTCTATTAGTGGCAAAGAGTCATTTTCATTTCTCAGGGATAGTTTTGCTAGGTATAAAATTTacaatcccctccccccacaaaatttttttttacaatccttTCAGTACTTGAGAAAAATCCCTGCCGTGTCCTCATTGGCCCAGTTAGTTCACATGAAAAATCCTCTATAGGCAAGGCATTTTCCCCCCACTGGCTACCTTCCAGGTCTTTCCCCTCTTTTTAGTGTTCAGAATTGTAGTTATCATGTGTCTTAGTGTTTATGCATAGatgtttatttaatgtttctaTGGCTTCTTGTATCTGTATAAGTTTTCAACCATGagtttctcaaatatttttcagTATCCTTTCTGGGTTCTGATGACATAAGTGCTGTTTCTTGTTCTTATCCCAGAAGTCTCTAAAACCATTCTTTTTCAAgctatttcctttctttgttcaggtttataatatttttttgttCTGGAATCAAGTTCATTGATTCCACTTGGATGTAGTGGTGCATGtatttaatcccaccacttgggaagcTGAGCAGGTGGACCCTATGAGAACAAGGCCAGATAGGGCTACAGAGtgtgaccctgtcttaaaacagaaaacaaattcacTGATTTGATCCTATCACTCCAACTCTATTAGCTAAGCCCATCTAATGAGTTCATGTTTTCTGTTGCATATTTCAGTAACACAactgtagatttatttttatgtaaaatatttctttgtggaTATTTTTATACTCTTTTATTTCAAGAGTACATGTAGTAGGTTGAAAATCCTTGgaacacttatttatttagtccTAGGGACTGAACCTGAGGCCTtggacatgctaggcaaatgctctatctGTGAACTATGTCCCTTTCATTTTGAAGGTCTCTCAGTtgttcaggttggccttgaactctctctgtGACCAGGCTGCCATTCTTGACATTCTCCTACTTCAGCCACGTGCTAAATTCACAGTCCTGCATCCACCAGGCCCTGAACGATAATTCTAATCTCTGATCCCCACCACTTCATCTGCCGTATGTCACCGTCATCTTCAAGTTTTAATGTTCTGGCTCTTGGTATGAagggtggtatttttttttttaattctatgctGAATTGGCTTTCAAGCTAATAGACCTTGGGCCctatttaaatgacattttaaagaaatatgcacCCTATTTATGACCAACACTCAGATACAAGTCAGTAGTTAAGTACATCATGACTTATCAATATGAAGTAGTTCTACTCGCCAACAAAAAGTGAATTACTGGTGTATTGCCCGTGGATAAAATTCTAAGTAATTatgctaaatggagaaaacagttACAACCTGAGTGGATCAATGTGCATACATCCTAGAAAATTCAGACAAACCTATAATCAGGAAAAACAGGTTAGGAAGGAGGGGATATCATTGGCAGCCGATAGCTTCTTGGGAGGGATGGATCGGTTTCCTTTAAGGCGAGGCCCTGGTTAGTCTACCACACTCTGTTGAACAGTCTCAGACCCATGAACACACgagcaaaagaaaagagactcgttgggctaattttaaaaagaaagaaagaggaggacatgaagttgggaactGTGTGGTGGAGGGGAGACCTGGGAGAAGTGAGGGGGTAGAAGTGAGGGTGAATATGAACAAAAGACATTGTGTGTGTACACGAAATTCTCAAAGAGGattaatagaatattattcatttgtaataaatatttatatgtaataatatttattaataataaatttattttattaattttcaaaaaataataaaatatactttttacaaaaagaaaggaggaagaggttaGAAAGCAGAAGTGTGGTAAGGTATACGGAACGTTTGGAAATGATAGATTACCTATTTCAGTTGTAACAAAGTTCATTGATCTTcacttttattataatttaccTTAAAAACATCCCTTACTTCTTAATACCTCATACCTTAACAGCATTTTATATTACATGTTAATATACCTCATGTAGCATCCTTTCCTACAAAGTCCAAGTTTGATATAAAGCATAACATCCCCCCACATGGTTTAtttacagggaaaaaaataaaataagatcgTGGGGCtgcccacctttaatctcagcgcttgggaggctcaggcaggcagagctctgtgagcgCAAAgttaacctggtctacacagggagtcccgggccagtcagggctacacagtgagagcctatctcaaaaatgttttaaaatgtcagtaaaaGTGGAGACAAATTCACTTAAGAAAAGATAAACCAGGCAGAAATTTACCTGGACATTCTAATAATCATATAAAATTAGTGTGGGTTGAATTAAAGACCTAAGTGTTTAGGGAAAATTCTACCACTGTGATCAATAACTGAACAAAAATTAACCACAGTGTGGGCGAATGTCTAAAGCAGTCCGTCACTCCCAGAAGGGGACGGATCACGTGAGAAAATACTCATATTAGCCACGTAAAACCCCATGAGGTTCCATAGAGGTGGAGAAATGGGGTCAGACAGTACCCCATGTTGGTAAGGATGTGTCAGAAGAATTCTCGCACTGCCACTGGCGCACGTGCTCTTACGTGCTTAGGACAGCGTGGCATTGCTCATCATTCAAAGCCACGCCCGTGTATGGGCCAGCTATTTGGGGCCTCTCTGTGGTTCCTGCATCCTTCCACAGTGTCACACAAATGCAGAGTGACGTCGTCTAATTGACAGGGATTAGGGGTTGCGTACTATGAGTGGAGACATCTACAAATGTGCAAAATAACGTGATAGGAAGGCGCTTTGGGGTAGGATGAGCAGGCAAAGGTAGCCATGGAATGTGaacagggaaggaggtggggaagcTGGACAGTCTGAGAAGGAAGAAGCCTGCCCCCTGGTGGACAGTGAGCTCCTAGCCCCACGCAAGGGCGGTCATATTGCTACACTTCTTCGCATTAATTAAACCATCATAAAGAAAGCAAAGCTGTGAGGATTCACAGGGCCGGTGTGATGTACAGCAGTCTCGGGGtcaagaacagaaactgaagaatgtTCAGGGGAACAGCCTAGTCAGTCTAGGCTGAACAcgggggagatgggatgggggtggggagtgaccTCCTAGCAagtgtgagagggagggagacagtgcTACCCAGCCTTACCTGGAGCCCCGGGAGGCCTATAGGAGAGCTACTGTTAGCATGTCAGAGTGGGCCCCTTCCTTGTCTGGGGAGTCCCTCAATGCCTTGTTTCCTCACCGGCCCAGAGGCTCCCTCTTACCTGGACAGAGGTCCGGAAGACATCCACTGCTATCTCTCCAGGGCTCTGTTCCTTGTTCCAGCTGTGTGATGAGTTTCGGTTTGGGAAACGCAATTCCTAGTCACGAGAAACAAACCCAAAGTGACCTTAGGCTAGCAGCTGAAGAGGCTACAACAGAACTCCAGGCCAACTTAAGAGATGCTAAACACCaagaagggaggtagagagatggggaaagaataTCAGAATACCGAGAAAGAATGAACAAGGACAGGGGAGTCAAAAGCAGGGTAatctgttgggccctaccttggggtgtttccctgctccctcgctgagccttttagcctgctatagcaagaagttgtttacacccttggcagctgctcttggcccCTGAATTAGGGCCAGGACTTTCCATGGCATctttccctgccccttccccctccactgagccttccagcttgttgttgttaagaagctgtttatgcccctgattgggaactttccaccacacagacttttcctgttttcctggttggggattttcacctgccttgtttttccacagcttttgcctCGAGTATATAAGGaaatctcagtaaagccttggtggcactctctgaaaacgggtgacccgtgtacgtgttttctttcaatcccgcagacctacgccggatattcacacactggcagcTCAGGCGCTGTCATctggaggtcccaccgagatcggGAAAGAGAGGACAACCTGACAGGATTGTTCCAAAAGGTCGACCAGCAAGGAAACAGAAGGTATTGGGGACAAGCGGCGACCACCGGGCAAAACTGGAAGTAAGTAGCCTACAAAGGTTTTGTCTTAGCGATGGGAACTACAAGTTCCTCGTTATTGGTCATAGATAAGCTTGTAAGTTTACTCAAACAACAAGGTACTGGTATTAAGGTAAAGTCAGCCCAagatttttgttaaaattatagaacaagtcagtccttggtttatagctagtggcagtttgaatattcGGATTGGAAACAGTAAAAGGGGAAGGCCCTCCAAGATTGAGAGCATTCCAAGCTACCTTTTCCTTTGGAGATTAGTGAAGGACGCTTTACTTAGTGAAAATGAGAAAGGGTCAAAGAACAGGTGATGGAAATTTGAAAGGGGAACCAGGATGAACATACTAAAGAGTCAATTTCAGGGACAGCATGAGTTGCAGATGAGGAGATAACATTGAAAGGgagattcagaaaaagaaaatgaaaggccctagtaagcagaattcagaaggaaggAATTCTGTGCAAAGGATTTAGTagtggtgagtaaaccttgtaaaagggacaaggtaataatggataaaatgtttttttgcatgtgttcttttagagttatactaaaatctagagaagcaaagtcaattctcatagatgcttttagtctttggaccctgactagagacagtttacaccctggacaagagaaagaatggggttgagaaaaacagtcctcctggACTCTCCACAAATGTTTTGttgagagaaggaaaatgagcttaagctttttaAGAGCTCTccaagggacagaaggaaggcaggagacggTCCTGCCTCCTTGTTggtattggagaagtgcttatttctggttctgggtcctttaggtagAATATCTGGGTTCCTTTGGTGGGATGCCATCTAGTTTTTTTCCTtgtatgtctattgtctgtccttggtgcaccaagctgtccatgtaggtcagtttatgtctgggttttgcttctccttgcttgaatgttttatgtttcatgtttaaaagaaaaaaatggttaaaactttaaatgctggttgattcaccccttgatgtagttttaattcctttcaagaaaggaacaaataaataaaaagcagtttcaactGGCTTTTGGAGCCCTGCATCTGTAACTAGGAGCCTAGGTCCCCTggggaagctccccagggggttgactaaatgtttatactagcggatcctaaaggcaccaggagcttcacagcttctatggtaatggaactgatggctgtttctcttagaaaaatctttgactgtgattattggactcaacaggggTGACaagtgcttctcttaaaatcacagttAGAACAGGTAAAATGGTGtttgatctaaatattaaagatatgtgtaatcacttcattttttgtttctgattagttttaaatgtataatatgctctacatgtcttggttatagtttactggcttttaagttattgggtatggttaaaaatttgtacaaactggagtcattctagacaacctGTGGTATgaaccaacccagggaaacaggtctaaattggattaatattttaatattattcttaacctagaaaccagacttataaaagaatttagggcaatgtctctttgttgagaaatTAGAGCCCACACAATCGTTCGttcatatgcaagaattggcagtcaaactttaaagcatgaggaatggacttggtgttttggaaagactggattttggagaacagatggtttgttggaggttgagttttgctttccaaagttatggttgtgctctggtgttacaagggaaacttaaagattgtggttaaagattgccagtgtagCCAAACATTGGCTACAGTTTGcagtttgatcacagacaggctcaagattctaactcacacatgtttgtaattaagaaaaaaaaaaaacaggtggagattgttacaggatttacaaaaggttgatgaggctatggaacttctaagagcattacagcctgtttgctcactccaactgctatttcaagaaatagatgtagaattattatagatttaaaatattgtttttatgggctggagagatggctcagaggttaagaacaccgactgctctcccagaggtcatgagttcaattctcagcaaccacatggtggctctcaaccatctgtaatgggatctgctgccctcttctcatgtcggaagacagcagcagtgttctcacatacataaaataaaatagaccaaaaaaaatattgtttttatgttctttctttacatcctggtgattgtgaaagattttcatttagtgagcttgcttataattttggagagcccatgaaaTGATACCATTGAAAAGTTTTTCCTCGAGGAATCACTCttggccctacattatgtaaaaaattTTTTGTCACTTCCTTCAATACAAAAAGCtaagactttgaatctttcagtgtatattattcattatatagacattttaattttactacaagcctttACTCTTacaatgtgttttaaattttggggagtagctgctgctccagaaaagattcaatatttcttttcaatatttgagaccTTGGTCaacttaaagaagagaaaattttctgaaatctGTGCCATGCGTGTTGGCACCCCCTTTCTTTTGGTTCAGAATGGGACTAAGGCAGTGTCAAGGaaggagattctcaattgttcttacAGGTCCTATGCTACCGACCAGTTGCTGGGAACAAGAAGATTCTACATGGATTGTTTgagttcctggtgtgatccccataCCTCTGGATAAAGGCTGATTCCCAGTGGAACTCTACAGGCATAAGAGACTTTGGTATTACTGTGTCAGTCATTGCTGCCATCACTACTGCTGCAGTGGCCGGTGTGGCCATATCTCAATTGGCAGCTGTCGTTGGGACTGTGGATACATTCTGGAGAAGTTGCCATGGCATTGACTGTGCAGAATAGCGTTAATATTCAGATTCAGTTGGTCATTCTtaatctcaaccaacaaactgctCTCAATTGGACTTTCTCTGGGAAACccatgttatatcttgttctACCTTTGATCATTCTATGTGTGTAACCcctgttaaggtccttaatagCAACAATGCTGTTGGGGACTTGATTGCTTATCTTGATTGCTCACTTTTAGCAGCTGCCCCTTGGGCTGTTTTGAGGTACCAACAGATCCTGTCTCAGgctgaaaccaaacaggtttggttttcGTTGGCCTGGATTAATCTATTGGCCCAAATTAGGCTCAATTTGTATGAACAAGTAGTAAGCCAAAGATGGGCAACCTTCTGGGACCATACTCGCCTAAGGCAGAAACCCTGAGGCTGGCAGGGTtttcagagatgggaaagagtTTTGGAACCCCAGATTGATCCTAAGATAGacgctacttaaaaaaaataagaggggGAATTGTTGGGCCCTACTTTAGTGTTTTccttccccctcgctgagccttctAGCCTGCtatatagcaagaagttgtttatatCCTTGGCTGCTGCTCTTGGCCCGATTTGGGGCTgggactttccatggcacccttccccctccaccgAGCCTTCCAacttgttgttaagaagttgtttatgtccCTGATTGGGCCCcggactttccaccacacagacttttcctgttttcctggctggggattttcacctgccttgtttttccacggcttttgcctcgggtatataaggagatctcagtaaagccttggttagcactctctgaaaacgggtgacccgtgtacgtgttttctttcaatcctacAGACCTATGCCTGATACTCACACACTGGCAGCGCAGGCGCCATCAGTATTCATCCCTAGAAATACACTGTCAGTCATTGCCTGTACAAGCACACaggtgtgcaagtgcacacacatttcACTGCAAAACATGGGCCTTCTAAAGTAGAACAGAGGTGTTGGCTGCTACACAGGTGTTTAACATGCCCACAGATAAACTCCAGGACTTAAAACAGGGTGGCCTTACCCAGGGAGACCAGATGGCTATAGTTCTCCAGCATCACTTCCCTGTATAGGATCCTCTGGGCAGGACTCAACAGCTCCCACTCCATCTGGCTGAAGGCCACGGCCACATCATGAAAAGCCATTAATGCCTGTAACAAGAACACATCCCTGTTCATGAAAGCCGCAGTCTGGCTAAAACCAGTCACCAGCTTCAGTCACTGTCCAGAACCAAGGCAGTAAGAACTCGGTGACTTGGACAACAGCATGAGGTGTTCTGCCCTGAACCTTACTGCTGTATGTTGAAGACTATTTCCATATACGAACGCCAGTTCCACATATAGAACTCAGAAACGCTGGGTGTCCTGTTTTGCTCTAGGCATATACAAGACCTTCAAAAGCCacaattttggggttggggatttagctcagtggtagagcgcttgcctaggaagcgaaaggccctgggttcggttcccagctccaaaaaaaaaaaaccaaaaaaaaaaaaaaaaaaagccacaattTTAACTAATGTGGCTATATagcagggtttgaactcagactAAATCCTTCTACTTCATTCTCCATTTTACTTTAC is a window of Rattus rattus isolate New Zealand chromosome 14, Rrattus_CSIRO_v1, whole genome shotgun sequence DNA encoding:
- the Znf169 gene encoding zinc finger protein 169; translated protein: MAFHDVAVAFSQMEWELLSPAQRILYREVMLENYSHLVSLGIAFPKPKLITQLEQGTEPWRDSSGCLPDLCPEPRTELEAGLSCPISFASPEVLRVCVLNGSPSQTFPSPPEGGNFQSEAPGCSSNGGGEERDSSDALLQRTSPTRILKTFFSPCQGQTAYWAEGDSKQTDLGLAPEEAVSVLKGPDESASGAVIHGAFPLGLNDVTNLFSPQKHHVYPDCGEGFCQSSDLMKLQRMDGGEKPYSCSECGHQFTQKASLTVHQRKHSGEKPHVCGECGRGFMYVSSLNSHKKIIHSGERPLVCPECGRGFRQKIDLLLHQRTHLDKKPFVCPECGRGFCRKASLLQHRWSHSGDNPFICSVCGRGFRLLSRLLTHQITHSGEKPHVCPDCGQRFGQKGTLMRHQKTHTGEKPYVCRQCGWSFTQKVNLIRHQRIHTEVKPFLCPECGRAFEFKSLLTRHRKTHTGEKPYVCPQCGRGFSQKFNLIGHQRIHAGELPFLCPECGRAFVKKATLIRHQRTHAGWEKPYQCPECGRTFEFKSLLTRHQKIHTGEKPYVCPQCGRGFSQKFNLIGHQKTHTGEKPYACPQCGQRFRQKFNLVRHQRIHTGEKPFLCAECGRAFGKKVSLIRHQRTHGEEKPYKCPECGRAFEFKSLFIRHQKTHTGEKPYVCTECGKAFSQKFNLIGHQRSHTGEKPYLCSQCGRAFGFKSLLTRHQRTHSK